The Paenibacillus sp. FSL R7-0204 genome includes a region encoding these proteins:
- the fliE gene encoding flagellar hook-basal body complex protein FliE: protein MIQNLLIGNQAVQPLAMKSVAAESSAVQEPGQSFGSYLENALNQVADQEQQAKDMSNKFVLGEVNIDEAMISSQQALLSLQLTTQVRNKVIEAYQEIMRTQI from the coding sequence TTGATACAGAATTTATTGATCGGGAACCAGGCGGTTCAGCCGCTGGCTATGAAGTCCGTTGCTGCAGAATCCTCAGCCGTGCAAGAGCCGGGACAGAGCTTCGGTTCATACCTGGAGAATGCGCTTAACCAGGTAGCAGATCAGGAACAACAGGCGAAAGACATGAGTAACAAATTTGTACTGGGAGAGGTCAACATTGATGAGGCTATGATTTCGTCCCAACAGGCATTGCTGAGTTTGCAGTTGACTACACAAGTCCGGAACAAAGTGATTGAAGCCTATCAGGAAATTATGAGAACTCAAATCTAA
- the fliF gene encoding flagellar basal-body MS-ring/collar protein FliF: MNERLAQYREKITQYWNRFSGKQKIMFFSTLFIIIIVIVVTTMQLSKVEYEVAFQDLDSTDSAGVMSYLDTSGVSYRLSPDGKSISVPSTDAARIKIAVGSQGIVQQGSIGYKVFNESSSMIGTTDSEFNVKYNNALNGEVEQLMRRMQGIKDAKVLITLPKETVFASQEDQEKAQASVVMSFDPGFRPSQENIDGYFNLVKTAVPNLPIDNITITNNEVELKPTAKGGQAGISSQVEENFALKKKFEDDVKRDVKQFLSTLTGPDKVDVLVFSKLNFDKENRKEDVVVPVDAENMKGIEISSQIISKTFSGQGNTSGGVAGTGSEDVAGYPAGADTGASSSEESSETRNYEVTRITKDIIASPYTVKDLTINVAVEPPAGQTTLDETTSGAIQNILVNIVRASLADSGITYTDADLTKKVSVFSQQFGGAAAENTTGGLATWMIWAIGAAALLVGAGGGYLIYRSRKNKQEEEVEEDIPLQVPTEFPSINMDSVTNESQVRKQLESLAKKKPDEFVNLLRTWLAEEQR, from the coding sequence GTGAATGAAAGATTGGCCCAGTACCGGGAGAAGATAACCCAGTATTGGAACAGATTCAGCGGTAAACAGAAGATAATGTTTTTCTCCACTCTGTTTATTATCATTATAGTAATCGTAGTTACGACTATGCAGTTATCGAAAGTAGAATACGAGGTTGCTTTTCAGGACCTGGACAGTACCGATTCAGCGGGAGTTATGAGTTATTTGGATACATCAGGGGTGTCTTACCGTTTAAGCCCGGATGGCAAAAGTATCTCTGTTCCCAGCACGGATGCTGCACGTATCAAGATAGCTGTTGGTTCTCAGGGAATCGTTCAGCAGGGCTCGATCGGATACAAGGTATTCAATGAATCCTCGTCCATGATCGGTACTACAGACAGTGAGTTCAATGTTAAATACAACAATGCGCTTAATGGTGAAGTTGAACAGCTGATGAGAAGGATGCAGGGGATTAAAGACGCCAAGGTGCTCATTACCCTGCCGAAGGAGACCGTATTCGCCTCACAGGAGGATCAGGAGAAAGCGCAGGCTTCCGTGGTGATGAGCTTTGATCCGGGATTCAGACCCTCCCAGGAGAATATTGACGGTTACTTCAATCTGGTGAAGACCGCTGTCCCGAATCTTCCCATCGACAACATTACGATCACAAACAACGAGGTGGAGCTGAAACCGACGGCCAAGGGCGGCCAGGCGGGGATTTCCAGCCAAGTTGAAGAGAACTTCGCACTCAAAAAGAAATTCGAAGACGATGTTAAAAGAGATGTGAAGCAATTCCTGAGTACCCTCACAGGTCCCGATAAGGTTGATGTCCTGGTGTTCTCCAAGCTTAATTTCGATAAGGAGAACAGAAAGGAAGATGTTGTAGTACCGGTGGATGCTGAGAATATGAAGGGGATTGAGATCAGCTCGCAGATTATCAGCAAAACATTCTCGGGCCAAGGGAACACTTCCGGAGGAGTCGCAGGTACAGGATCTGAAGATGTTGCAGGTTATCCTGCGGGGGCTGACACAGGTGCTTCTTCTTCTGAGGAATCATCGGAGACAAGGAACTATGAAGTTACTAGAATCACTAAAGATATCATCGCAAGTCCATATACTGTAAAAGATTTAACCATAAATGTCGCGGTTGAACCACCTGCAGGACAAACAACTTTGGACGAGACTACTTCAGGAGCGATACAGAACATTCTGGTAAACATTGTCCGCGCGTCCCTGGCAGATTCAGGTATCACTTATACAGACGCCGATCTGACTAAAAAAGTTTCGGTATTCTCGCAACAATTTGGAGGTGCTGCTGCCGAGAATACAACCGGCGGACTGGCAACCTGGATGATCTGGGCCATCGGCGCTGCTGCTCTGCTGGTCGGTGCAGGCGGAGGTTATCTGATCTACCGCAGCCGCAAGAACAAGCAGGAGGAAGAGGTGGAAGAGGATATTCCGCTGCAGGTTCCTACCGAGTTCCCTTCAATTAACATGGATAGCGTGACGAATGAAAGTCAGGTCCGCAAGCAGCTGGAAAGTCTGGCGAAGAAGAAGCCGGATGAATTCGTAAATCTGCTCCGCACTTGGCTTGCTGAAGAACAGAGGTGA
- the fliG gene encoding flagellar motor switch protein FliG, which translates to MAKASQQGLSGRQKAAILLITLGPEVSAQIFKHLRDEEIEQLTLEIANVRKVDSGEKESIMSEFHQICLAQEYISQGGINYAKEILEKALGSAKALEVINRLTATLQVRPFDFARKADPNQILNFIQNENVQTIALVLSYLQFEQAASILSSLPQEKQAEVARRIAIMDSTSPEVVTQIERVLEQKLSATVTQDYTNAGGIESIVQILNGVDRGTERTILDSLEIQDPELAEEIKKRMFVFEDIVNVDNRSIQRIIKDIDNADLQLALKVASEEVRDVIFRNMSKRMAETFREEMEYMGPVRLRDVEEAQTRIVGTIRRLEESGEIIIARGGGDDIIV; encoded by the coding sequence ATGGCAAAAGCTAGCCAGCAGGGACTCAGTGGCCGTCAAAAGGCGGCGATCCTGCTTATCACACTAGGGCCTGAAGTATCGGCACAAATATTTAAGCATCTGCGGGATGAGGAAATCGAACAGCTGACGCTGGAGATTGCGAATGTACGCAAAGTGGACAGTGGGGAAAAAGAGTCGATCATGTCCGAATTCCACCAGATCTGTCTCGCTCAGGAATATATCTCGCAGGGCGGTATCAACTACGCCAAGGAGATCCTCGAGAAAGCTCTCGGCTCGGCCAAGGCGCTCGAAGTCATCAACCGCTTGACAGCAACGCTGCAGGTAAGACCTTTCGATTTTGCCCGCAAGGCAGATCCGAACCAGATTCTCAACTTCATCCAGAACGAGAATGTACAGACCATTGCCCTTGTACTCTCTTATCTGCAATTTGAACAGGCGGCCTCCATTCTGTCTTCCCTGCCTCAGGAGAAGCAGGCGGAGGTAGCCAGAAGAATAGCGATTATGGACAGCACCTCTCCAGAAGTGGTCACCCAGATCGAACGTGTCCTGGAACAGAAGCTGTCTGCTACAGTAACACAGGATTACACGAATGCAGGCGGTATCGAATCGATTGTACAGATTCTGAACGGCGTAGACCGTGGTACAGAGCGTACTATTCTCGATTCCCTGGAGATTCAGGACCCGGAGCTGGCCGAAGAAATCAAGAAGCGGATGTTCGTCTTCGAGGATATCGTCAATGTGGACAACCGTTCCATTCAGCGGATTATCAAGGATATCGACAACGCGGACTTGCAGCTTGCGCTCAAGGTGGCCAGCGAGGAAGTGCGGGATGTTATCTTCCGCAATATGTCCAAGCGTATGGCCGAAACCTTCCGCGAGGAAATGGAGTACATGGGACCTGTGCGGCTGCGTGATGTGGAAGAAGCACAGACCCGCATCGTAGGCACGATCCGCAGACTCGAAGAGTCTGGTGAAATTATCATCGCCCGTGGCGGAGGAGATGACATTATTGTCTAA
- a CDS encoding FliH/SctL family protein gives MSKLIKHSQYIPVDVLKRLEQARHHAGLTEEPPPEEPPGEVHYQDPAREAAEQSRKQMLKDAQEFAESQVRSASEEAENIVESARTEAEEWWRERREQDELLIEAVKSEGYQQGYQEGLAQAEQEMSRRLAEMMEEARTVLQEAYRAKDVIIQEAEPFLVELSCDIAEKIVDKQLTVEPQFAMDLIRKNLARKREQGLISLCVSPAQFAFVNAAREELSLAVDSQAELQILPDSTVRDLGCVIRSSFGSIDARVDTQLAEIKKELLRIALDSDEHRNGDDDA, from the coding sequence TTGTCTAAGCTGATCAAACATTCTCAATATATTCCGGTAGATGTGCTGAAGCGTCTTGAACAGGCCAGGCATCATGCGGGTCTGACTGAAGAGCCGCCTCCAGAAGAGCCTCCGGGTGAAGTTCATTACCAGGACCCCGCCAGGGAGGCAGCGGAGCAGTCGCGCAAGCAAATGCTGAAGGATGCTCAGGAGTTCGCGGAGAGTCAAGTCCGCAGCGCCTCCGAGGAAGCGGAGAATATTGTGGAATCAGCACGGACTGAAGCTGAAGAATGGTGGCGTGAGCGCAGGGAGCAGGATGAGCTGCTGATCGAAGCCGTCAAATCCGAGGGGTATCAGCAGGGGTACCAGGAAGGTCTGGCTCAAGCAGAGCAGGAGATGTCCCGGCGTCTCGCCGAGATGATGGAAGAAGCGCGGACGGTGCTTCAGGAAGCCTACCGGGCAAAAGATGTAATTATTCAGGAGGCGGAACCATTTCTTGTGGAGCTGAGCTGCGATATTGCTGAGAAAATTGTGGACAAGCAGCTTACTGTTGAACCGCAATTTGCGATGGATCTGATCCGCAAGAATCTGGCCCGTAAACGCGAGCAGGGGCTGATTTCACTCTGTGTGTCTCCTGCACAGTTTGCTTTTGTCAATGCGGCCCGGGAAGAGCTCTCGCTTGCTGTGGACTCACAGGCTGAACTGCAGATTCTCCCGGATTCAACGGTCAGAGATCTGGGGTGTGTGATTCGGTCTTCCTTCGGGAGCATCGATGCCCGTGTCGATACCCAGCTTGCCGAAATTAAAAAAGAACTGCTAAGAATCGCTCTGGACTCGGATGAACACAGAAATGGGGACGACGATGCTTGA
- the fliI gene encoding flagellar protein export ATPase FliI, with protein sequence MLDSRRYKDQLRNFDPVRINGKVTQVIGLMVESEGPDASIGDVCYIYPAKGNKPLQAEVVGFRDNKVLLMPLGELQAIGPGCDVVGTGKPLSVQVGSELLGKVLDGLGQPLDGSLIPARMPHSSTFNIPSNPLNRPRVAEPISIGVRAIDGLLTIGKGQRVGIFAGSGVGKSTLMGMIARNTSADVNVIALIGERGREVLDFIERDLGPEGLQRSVVIVATSDQPALIRIKGALIATTIAEYFRDRGLNVMLMMDSVTRYAMAQREVGLAVGEPPAMRGYTPSVFASLPKLLERAGTGPTGSITAFYTVLVDGDDMNEPIADAVRGILDGHIVLNRNIANKGHFPAIDVLASISRVMKDIAPEEQIAAAENVKRLMAVYKDSEDLINIGAYQRGSNAQIDESMHYIDSIWDFTKQKVNEKVTLSEVQQTLISQFSRS encoded by the coding sequence ATGCTTGACAGCAGAAGATACAAAGATCAGCTGCGTAACTTTGATCCTGTAAGGATTAACGGTAAGGTTACTCAGGTTATCGGGCTGATGGTGGAGTCGGAAGGGCCTGACGCCAGCATCGGTGATGTGTGTTATATCTATCCTGCCAAAGGAAATAAGCCACTCCAGGCAGAGGTTGTAGGCTTTCGTGATAACAAGGTGCTGTTAATGCCGCTTGGCGAACTGCAGGCTATCGGGCCTGGATGTGATGTGGTGGGCACCGGCAAGCCGCTTAGCGTTCAGGTCGGCTCAGAGCTGCTCGGGAAGGTTCTTGACGGTCTGGGACAGCCGCTGGATGGTTCACTGATACCAGCCAGAATGCCGCATAGCTCCACGTTCAACATTCCATCCAATCCGCTTAACCGTCCGCGGGTTGCCGAACCGATCAGCATTGGAGTCAGGGCTATCGACGGACTTTTGACGATCGGCAAGGGGCAGCGGGTAGGGATTTTTGCCGGCTCGGGTGTGGGAAAGAGTACCCTGATGGGCATGATTGCCCGCAACACCTCGGCAGATGTCAATGTGATTGCGCTGATCGGTGAACGGGGCAGAGAGGTGCTTGATTTCATTGAGCGCGATCTGGGACCCGAAGGTCTTCAGCGTTCGGTAGTCATTGTAGCCACTTCCGATCAGCCTGCGCTGATCCGGATCAAGGGGGCGCTGATCGCCACTACGATTGCCGAGTACTTCCGCGACCGCGGGCTGAATGTCATGCTGATGATGGACTCGGTAACACGTTATGCGATGGCGCAGCGTGAGGTAGGGCTGGCAGTCGGCGAGCCTCCGGCGATGAGAGGGTATACACCTTCTGTATTCGCCAGTCTGCCTAAGCTGCTGGAACGGGCCGGGACGGGTCCTACAGGCTCAATCACCGCGTTTTACACGGTGCTGGTTGACGGTGACGATATGAACGAGCCGATAGCAGATGCTGTGCGCGGCATTCTGGACGGACATATTGTTCTGAACCGGAATATAGCCAATAAAGGACATTTTCCGGCGATCGACGTTCTCGCAAGCATCAGCCGGGTGATGAAGGATATCGCCCCGGAGGAGCAGATTGCAGCAGCCGAGAATGTGAAGCGCCTGATGGCGGTGTATAAGGATTCTGAGGATCTGATTAACATCGGAGCCTATCAGAGAGGCTCTAACGCTCAAATCGATGAGTCGATGCATTACATCGACAGCATCTGGGATTTCACCAAGCAAAAGGTGAACGAGAAGGTAACCCTCAGCGAAGTGCAGCAGACTTTAATTTCACAGTTCTCAAGGAGTTGA
- the fliJ gene encoding flagellar export protein FliJ: protein MRFHYTFQKVVDLKGNEKTQAEWMLSSALGELQAQEKSLDELIGQRSTLMLSLQSAAQHKTPLAKLREMQDYVDYLDKCIARKHSDISRAHVEVQNKQDHLSTKVLDEKVWLKAKDKAQTAFLQNMSLREQNELDEMATVRFAMKSL, encoded by the coding sequence ATGAGATTCCATTATACTTTTCAAAAAGTGGTGGACTTGAAGGGTAACGAAAAAACACAGGCAGAGTGGATGCTCTCAAGCGCGCTCGGAGAACTGCAGGCACAGGAAAAAAGCCTTGATGAATTAATCGGCCAGCGCAGTACGCTGATGTTGTCCCTGCAAAGTGCAGCACAGCATAAGACACCGCTGGCTAAGCTTCGCGAAATGCAGGATTACGTGGATTATCTCGACAAATGCATTGCCCGCAAGCATTCTGACATTAGCCGGGCACATGTTGAGGTTCAGAATAAGCAGGATCATCTGAGTACGAAGGTTCTGGATGAGAAGGTATGGCTCAAAGCCAAAGACAAAGCACAAACCGCATTTCTGCAGAATATGAGTTTACGGGAACAAAACGAACTGGATGAGATGGCTACCGTCCGCTTCGCGATGAAATCCCTCTAA
- a CDS encoding MotE family protein: MANNQMEFEDEGSAGKLERFLFLMIPIIFTLVLLGVLLTLFNMDIRNNVLAIANKIPIVEKWVPDPPADPAAPGDAAEKPAESKEQAASSASTIKELKAQLTAGEEKLKKAEEDKAAEVTKAEALQKQVDELKTAAETAAAPEEEEDPYLKKVKDLAKLYAGMKASKAAPIMENLTTDEMVQIFSVMNNASKSAILEKMDAKKAADVSIKLKETTNSTDMAIAALQSRLKQEAGTVTPKPSANLDQEKLGQTFTSMPAADAAVLLGSMYSLSPDKVITVLNTVGDSVRSSILGEMTKKDSKQTAKIVNRLMGGK; encoded by the coding sequence GTGGCAAATAATCAGATGGAATTTGAAGATGAAGGGTCGGCAGGCAAATTAGAGCGTTTTTTGTTCTTGATGATTCCAATCATTTTCACGCTTGTACTGCTTGGGGTATTGTTGACCCTATTTAATATGGATATCCGCAATAATGTGCTGGCGATTGCCAACAAAATTCCTATTGTAGAAAAATGGGTGCCTGATCCGCCGGCGGACCCGGCGGCGCCGGGTGATGCCGCAGAGAAGCCGGCAGAGAGCAAAGAACAGGCTGCCAGCTCTGCGAGCACGATCAAAGAACTCAAAGCTCAGCTCACCGCTGGGGAGGAGAAGCTGAAGAAGGCTGAGGAAGACAAGGCGGCGGAGGTCACTAAGGCCGAAGCGCTTCAAAAGCAGGTTGATGAGTTAAAGACCGCTGCTGAAACAGCCGCAGCCCCCGAAGAGGAGGAAGATCCTTATCTGAAGAAAGTGAAGGATCTGGCCAAGCTGTATGCCGGGATGAAGGCCTCCAAAGCAGCACCGATTATGGAGAATTTGACTACCGATGAGATGGTTCAAATCTTCAGTGTGATGAACAATGCCAGCAAATCGGCCATCCTGGAAAAAATGGATGCCAAAAAAGCGGCAGATGTCTCCATAAAGCTAAAAGAAACTACAAATTCAACCGATATGGCTATTGCAGCCCTGCAATCCCGGCTAAAGCAGGAGGCGGGTACGGTAACTCCCAAGCCTTCAGCTAATCTGGATCAGGAAAAGCTAGGCCAGACCTTCACCAGTATGCCCGCTGCGGATGCGGCAGTACTGCTCGGTTCCATGTACAGCCTTAGTCCGGATAAAGTCATTACGGTGCTGAATACGGTCGGTGACTCGGTCCGCTCCTCCATTCTGGGGGAAATGACCAAGAAAGACAGCAAGCAGACAGCCAAAATCGTCAACCGGCTGATGGGCGGAAAATAA
- a CDS encoding flagellar hook-length control protein FliK gives MSIILQTLTAGNLAASGGTTQGTTGTVNPATPFAQTLVQSMVGVTAVKGTETPVASNLASLLQGLLSTVQAKGEPAGSADSKQTNPLEGLLQDIEKLDTSLTADPALIAALQGWLLQVSALVSGNPSTGSQDASATDTSISLSPLAKNPETLRFAVQDELNSLVQRVQTAAVSGDQDTAAKGAALLNQFSAIMAESAPVNHKSQANKAPAVVDAPAVSLKQPTGSEPKAEMYSKADLAADVRRLLGPSASTRSMLDAAAAAGNSETVTAPEGSTPVATVLTSAMKETVPAEDPLLAGEGTTKEPEVVTAGQLSLRHGITAPLKAEAARVPVQQFAQEMNTFISGKLEIVKKGGVAEATITLFPENLGQVDVKITMQNGNLVAQFMTQHAGTKDMLEQQMSQLRMALQSQGLQVERLEVTQNNNSPQSQWTGGQGQQTGAGGQQQGRRSRERQEESADAVLAAELNGEWKDWVSAAQQDSSQGGGFSTKI, from the coding sequence ATGAGTATTATTCTACAAACCTTAACCGCAGGTAATCTGGCTGCTTCCGGCGGAACAACGCAGGGAACTACCGGAACGGTTAATCCGGCGACGCCATTTGCCCAGACGCTTGTGCAGAGCATGGTAGGAGTTACCGCAGTCAAAGGTACTGAGACTCCTGTAGCCAGTAATTTAGCTTCATTATTGCAGGGACTCCTGAGCACTGTTCAGGCTAAGGGAGAACCGGCAGGCAGCGCAGATAGCAAGCAGACTAATCCGCTGGAAGGTCTGCTACAGGATATAGAGAAGCTGGACACCAGCCTTACGGCTGATCCGGCGCTAATTGCAGCACTTCAAGGCTGGCTGCTTCAAGTATCTGCTCTTGTGTCGGGCAATCCCTCTACAGGTTCACAGGATGCCTCAGCTACTGACACATCCATCAGCTTGTCGCCGCTTGCCAAGAACCCTGAAACCCTGCGCTTTGCCGTTCAAGATGAACTGAACAGCCTGGTTCAACGGGTTCAGACGGCAGCTGTCAGCGGGGATCAGGATACAGCAGCCAAAGGAGCGGCGCTTCTAAATCAATTCTCAGCTATTATGGCGGAGAGCGCACCTGTTAATCACAAGTCCCAGGCTAACAAGGCTCCAGCAGTTGTTGATGCTCCAGCGGTGTCGCTTAAGCAGCCAACGGGAAGCGAGCCCAAGGCGGAAATGTATAGCAAAGCAGATTTGGCAGCGGACGTACGCAGGCTATTGGGGCCTTCAGCGAGCACTCGTTCCATGTTGGATGCAGCAGCTGCGGCTGGCAATTCCGAAACGGTAACTGCACCTGAGGGTTCCACTCCTGTTGCCACAGTATTGACTTCCGCAATGAAGGAGACGGTGCCTGCCGAAGATCCTTTGCTCGCTGGCGAAGGGACGACTAAGGAGCCGGAGGTTGTAACGGCCGGCCAATTATCCCTGCGGCACGGAATTACTGCACCGCTGAAGGCGGAAGCCGCGCGAGTGCCAGTCCAGCAATTCGCCCAGGAGATGAACACCTTCATCAGCGGTAAGCTTGAGATTGTCAAGAAGGGCGGAGTGGCTGAAGCTACGATCACCTTATTCCCGGAGAATCTTGGACAAGTGGATGTGAAGATTACTATGCAAAACGGAAATCTGGTGGCACAGTTCATGACCCAGCATGCCGGAACCAAGGATATGCTTGAGCAGCAGATGAGCCAGCTTCGTATGGCCTTACAGTCCCAGGGACTTCAGGTAGAGCGCCTCGAAGTGACGCAGAACAACAACTCTCCTCAGTCACAGTGGACCGGAGGGCAGGGCCAGCAGACAGGCGCAGGCGGACAGCAGCAAGGCAGACGTTCACGGGAACGCCAGGAAGAATCGGCAGATGCTGTGCTTGCCGCAGAGCTTAATGGAGAATGGAAGGATTGGGTGTCTGCAGCTCAGCAGGACAGCAGCCAGGGTGGCGGATTCTCAACCAAGATTTGA
- a CDS encoding flagellar hook capping FlgD N-terminal domain-containing protein, whose protein sequence is MATNPVSNSNQWNYVANDKTPKTTGTSTLGKDQFLKILITQLQNQDPMQPMEDKEFIAQMAQFSSVEQLMNISTQLTALNQSLGSVSGLIGKDITWTDAETKLPKSGNVESIVVSSGVQYAVVGKERIALTDIMQIQNAGTTPAAGSESPATSETPAASETEASGGESGETS, encoded by the coding sequence ATGGCAACGAATCCCGTGTCTAACAGCAACCAATGGAATTATGTCGCGAATGATAAGACACCCAAGACCACAGGCACCTCTACACTGGGCAAGGATCAGTTCTTAAAAATACTGATTACCCAGCTGCAGAACCAGGACCCGATGCAGCCGATGGAGGATAAGGAATTCATCGCTCAGATGGCTCAATTCTCATCCGTAGAACAGCTTATGAACATATCCACCCAGCTTACAGCGCTGAATCAGTCTCTTGGCTCTGTATCCGGATTGATCGGGAAGGATATCACCTGGACGGATGCCGAGACGAAATTGCCGAAATCGGGCAATGTTGAATCGATTGTTGTCAGCAGCGGGGTGCAATATGCAGTGGTTGGCAAGGAGCGGATTGCTCTAACGGATATTATGCAAATCCAGAATGCCGGCACTACACCTGCAGCGGGCAGCGAGAGTCCAGCAACCAGTGAGACTCCGGCGGCCAGTGAGACTGAAGCAAGCGGCGGGGAGAGCGGGGAGACATCATGA
- a CDS encoding TIGR02530 family flagellar biosynthesis protein — protein MSDRITIGQLYPAAVHPSALQRQQSVKGSTSSEASFESVLQKNMLKFSNHAAKRLEQRGIELGSRQLDQISSAVDKAAAKGSKESLILMKDMALIVSVKNRTVVTAMDGNSMKDNVFTQIDSAVIIS, from the coding sequence ATGAGTGACAGAATAACTATCGGACAATTATACCCGGCAGCTGTACATCCTTCCGCGTTGCAGCGTCAGCAATCCGTGAAGGGTTCCACAAGTTCTGAAGCATCGTTCGAGAGCGTGCTGCAGAAGAATATGCTGAAATTCAGCAATCATGCAGCCAAACGCCTGGAGCAGCGGGGAATCGAGCTTGGCAGCCGCCAGCTGGATCAGATCTCCTCCGCGGTAGACAAAGCAGCTGCTAAGGGCAGCAAAGAATCTCTGATTCTTATGAAGGACATGGCATTGATTGTGAGTGTAAAGAACCGGACAGTGGTTACAGCGATGGACGGCAATTCTATGAAAGACAATGTATTCACGCAGATTGACAGTGCAGTAATTATATCTTAA